From the Pseudorca crassidens isolate mPseCra1 chromosome 18, mPseCra1.hap1, whole genome shotgun sequence genome, one window contains:
- the RCBTB1 gene encoding RCC1 and BTB domain-containing protein 1 isoform X2: MVDVGKWPIFTLLSPQEIASIRKACVFGTSANEALYVTDNDEVFVFGLNYSNCLGTGDNQSTLVPKKLEALCGKKIKSLSYGSGPHVLLSTEDGVVYAWGHNGYSQLGNGTTNQGIAPIQVCTNLLIKQVVEVACGSHHSMALAADGEVFAWGYNNCGQVGSGSTANQPTPRKVTNCLHIKRVVGIACGQTSSMAVLDNGEVYGWGYNGNGQLGLGNNGNQLTPVRVAALHSVCVNQIVCGYAHTLALTDEGLLYAWGANTYGQLGTGNKNNLLSPAHIMVEKERVIEIAACHSAHTSAAKTQGGHVYMWGQCRGQSVTLPHLTHFSSTDDVFACFATPAVTWRLLSIEHEDFLTVAESLKKEFDSPETADLKFRIDGKYIHVHKAVLKIRCEHFRSMFQSYWNEDMKEVIEIDQFSYPVYRAFLQYLYTDTVDLPPEDAIGLLDLATSYCENRLKKLCQHIIKRGITVENAFSLFSAAVRYDAEDLEEFCFKFCINHLTEVTQTAAFWQMDGPLLKEFIAKASKCGAFKN; encoded by the exons ATGGTGGATGTAGGAAAGTGGCCAATCTTCACTCTGCTCTCACCTCAAGAAATTGCATCTATTCGGAAGGCTTGTGTCTTCGGCACCTCAGCCAACGAAGCACTGTATGTTACTGACAATGACGAG GTCTTTGTATTTGGACTGAACTACAGTAACTGTCTAGGAACTGGAGATAACCAGAGTACACTTGTGCCCAAAAAGCTGGAAGCCTTATGTGGAAAGAAGATTAAGAGCCTTAGTTATGGGAGTGGACCGCATGTTCTTCTCAGCACCGAAG ATGGAGTTGTTTATGCCTGGGGCCACAATGGATATAGCCAGCTTGGGAATGGGACGACCAACCAAGGCATTGCTCCCATCCAAGTCTGCACCAACCTCTTGATCAAGCAAGTGGTTGAAGTAGCTTGTGGCTCACATCATTCAATGGCTCTGGCAGCTGATGGAGAG GTGTTTGCTTGGGGCTATAACAACTGTGGCCAGGTGGGATCAGGATCTACAGCAAATCAACCAACTCCTCGCAAAGTTACAAACTGTTTACATATTAAGAGGGTGGTTGGCATTGCCTGCGGTCAGACCTCGTCCATGGCTGTTCTGGACAATGGTGAG GTATACGGCTGGGGCTACAACGGCAATGGTCAGCTAGGCTTGGGAAACAACGGCAATCAGCTGACCCCCGTGAGAGTGGCAGCTTTGCACAGCGTTTGTGTGAACCAG ATTGTCTGCGGCTATGCACATACTCTAGCACTAACTGATGAGGGCTTGCTCTATGCCTGGGGAGCTAACACATATGGGCAGCTGGGAACTGGCAATAAAAATAACCTGCTAAGCCCAGCACACATCATGGTGGAGAAAGAAAG GGTAATAGAGATTGCGGCCTGCCACTCTGCCCACACGTCTGCAGCCAAGACGCAGGGAGGGCACGTGTACATGTGGGGCCAGTGCCGGGGCCAGTCGGTGACCCTGCCTCACCTCACCCACTTCTCCTCCACCGACGACGTGTTCGCCTGCTTCGCCACGCCCGCCGTCACCTGGCGCCTCCTGTCTATAG AGCATGAAGACTTTTTAACAGTTGCAGAGTCACTGAAGAAAGAATTTGACAGTCCGGAAACTGCCGATCTGAAGTTTCGAATTGATGGGAAATATATCCATGTCCATAAAGCTGTTTTGAAAATCAG GTGTGAGCACTTTCGATCCATGTTCCAGTCTTACTGGAATGAGGACATGAAGGAGGTGATAGAAATAGACCAGTTTTCCTACCCAGTGTACCGTGCCTTTCTCCAGTACCTCTACACAGATACAGTGGATCTGCCGCCTGAAGATGCCATAG GTCTTTTGGATTTGGCGACATCGTACTGTGAAAACAGATTGAAGAAACTTTGTCAGCACATTATCAAGCGAGGAATCACCGTGGAGAATGCCTTTTCATTGTTCTCTGCCGCAGTCAGATATGATGCAGAG
- the RCBTB1 gene encoding RCC1 and BTB domain-containing protein 1 isoform X1, which translates to MDGARPRLASQELLETRVMVDVGKWPIFTLLSPQEIASIRKACVFGTSANEALYVTDNDEVFVFGLNYSNCLGTGDNQSTLVPKKLEALCGKKIKSLSYGSGPHVLLSTEDGVVYAWGHNGYSQLGNGTTNQGIAPIQVCTNLLIKQVVEVACGSHHSMALAADGEVFAWGYNNCGQVGSGSTANQPTPRKVTNCLHIKRVVGIACGQTSSMAVLDNGEVYGWGYNGNGQLGLGNNGNQLTPVRVAALHSVCVNQIVCGYAHTLALTDEGLLYAWGANTYGQLGTGNKNNLLSPAHIMVEKERVIEIAACHSAHTSAAKTQGGHVYMWGQCRGQSVTLPHLTHFSSTDDVFACFATPAVTWRLLSIEHEDFLTVAESLKKEFDSPETADLKFRIDGKYIHVHKAVLKIRCEHFRSMFQSYWNEDMKEVIEIDQFSYPVYRAFLQYLYTDTVDLPPEDAIGLLDLATSYCENRLKKLCQHIIKRGITVENAFSLFSAAVRYDAEDLEEFCFKFCINHLTEVTQTAAFWQMDGPLLKEFIAKASKCGAFKN; encoded by the exons ATGGACGGCGCGCGGCCGCGGCTGGCCTCCCAG GAATTACTTGAAACCAGAGTCATGGTGGATGTAGGAAAGTGGCCAATCTTCACTCTGCTCTCACCTCAAGAAATTGCATCTATTCGGAAGGCTTGTGTCTTCGGCACCTCAGCCAACGAAGCACTGTATGTTACTGACAATGACGAG GTCTTTGTATTTGGACTGAACTACAGTAACTGTCTAGGAACTGGAGATAACCAGAGTACACTTGTGCCCAAAAAGCTGGAAGCCTTATGTGGAAAGAAGATTAAGAGCCTTAGTTATGGGAGTGGACCGCATGTTCTTCTCAGCACCGAAG ATGGAGTTGTTTATGCCTGGGGCCACAATGGATATAGCCAGCTTGGGAATGGGACGACCAACCAAGGCATTGCTCCCATCCAAGTCTGCACCAACCTCTTGATCAAGCAAGTGGTTGAAGTAGCTTGTGGCTCACATCATTCAATGGCTCTGGCAGCTGATGGAGAG GTGTTTGCTTGGGGCTATAACAACTGTGGCCAGGTGGGATCAGGATCTACAGCAAATCAACCAACTCCTCGCAAAGTTACAAACTGTTTACATATTAAGAGGGTGGTTGGCATTGCCTGCGGTCAGACCTCGTCCATGGCTGTTCTGGACAATGGTGAG GTATACGGCTGGGGCTACAACGGCAATGGTCAGCTAGGCTTGGGAAACAACGGCAATCAGCTGACCCCCGTGAGAGTGGCAGCTTTGCACAGCGTTTGTGTGAACCAG ATTGTCTGCGGCTATGCACATACTCTAGCACTAACTGATGAGGGCTTGCTCTATGCCTGGGGAGCTAACACATATGGGCAGCTGGGAACTGGCAATAAAAATAACCTGCTAAGCCCAGCACACATCATGGTGGAGAAAGAAAG GGTAATAGAGATTGCGGCCTGCCACTCTGCCCACACGTCTGCAGCCAAGACGCAGGGAGGGCACGTGTACATGTGGGGCCAGTGCCGGGGCCAGTCGGTGACCCTGCCTCACCTCACCCACTTCTCCTCCACCGACGACGTGTTCGCCTGCTTCGCCACGCCCGCCGTCACCTGGCGCCTCCTGTCTATAG AGCATGAAGACTTTTTAACAGTTGCAGAGTCACTGAAGAAAGAATTTGACAGTCCGGAAACTGCCGATCTGAAGTTTCGAATTGATGGGAAATATATCCATGTCCATAAAGCTGTTTTGAAAATCAG GTGTGAGCACTTTCGATCCATGTTCCAGTCTTACTGGAATGAGGACATGAAGGAGGTGATAGAAATAGACCAGTTTTCCTACCCAGTGTACCGTGCCTTTCTCCAGTACCTCTACACAGATACAGTGGATCTGCCGCCTGAAGATGCCATAG GTCTTTTGGATTTGGCGACATCGTACTGTGAAAACAGATTGAAGAAACTTTGTCAGCACATTATCAAGCGAGGAATCACCGTGGAGAATGCCTTTTCATTGTTCTCTGCCGCAGTCAGATATGATGCAGAG